One Monomorium pharaonis isolate MP-MQ-018 chromosome 4, ASM1337386v2, whole genome shotgun sequence DNA segment encodes these proteins:
- the LOC114253975 gene encoding trypsin-1-like: MYFKPIVFFAFVAVTVAERPQVGLRIPRILPPFIRSYSPQVVGGEEAPEGSYPYIVSLQVYNGHFCAGSILNERWVVTAGHCIDMVPIGDITVKAGKHNIKVREDTEQVVHVTQIIVHKNYKGGVGPYDIGLLELASLLKFNDRIKPIKLAAQESDPISNKKGLLAGWSSTSTSRAFPEYPDKLQNVEVVYVDRATCHEAVLRLTGSSPVHETNVCSGPLTGEISTCYGDSGPLISVRLGEEPELTGIVSWSIIPCGTKGAPSVYTRVSVFIDWINQKTANN; encoded by the exons atgtattttaaaccAATTGTGTTCTTTGCTTTCGTAGCGGTAACAGTCGCCG agaGACCTCAAGTCGGTCTTCGGATACCGCGGATCTTGCCGCCTTTTATTCGTTCATATTCACCTCAAGTGGTCGGAGGTGAAGAAGCTCCGGAAGGAAGTTACCCGTACATAGTTTCCCTTCAAGTATATAACGGTCATTTCTGCGCCGGATCCATCTTGAACGAGCGATGGGTTGTAACAGCAGGACATTGCATTGATATGGTTCCTATTGGTGACATTACTGTTAAGGCTGGTAAgcataatattaaagttaggGAGGACACTGAACAAGTGGTCCATGTAACGCAAATTAtcgtacataaaaattataaagg tgGCGTTGGCCCATATGACATTGGTTTGCTTGAGCTTGCGTCCCTATTGAAGTTTAATGATAGAATAAAGCCCATCAAATTAGCAGCACAAGAAAGTGACCCAATCTCAAATAAAAAGGGACTGCTTGCTGGATGGAGCTCTACTTCGACTAGTCGAGCTTTTCCAGAATATCCAGATAAACTTCAGAATGTTGAAGTGGTTTACGTAGACCGTGCTACTTGCCACGAAGCTGTCTTGCGTTTGACCGGATCTTCTCCCGTTCATGAAACCAATGTCTGCTCTGGCCCATTGACAGGAGAAATCTCTACATGCTAC GGTGATTCCGGTCCTCTAATCTCTGTGCGTCTAGGAGAAGAACCAGAGCTCACTGGAATAGTATCTTGGAGTATTATTCCATGCGGCACTAAAGGTGCGCCATCCGTATATACCAGGGTATCCGTGTTCATCGATTGGATTAATCAGAAAACCGCTAATAATTAA